The Cervus elaphus chromosome 12, mCerEla1.1, whole genome shotgun sequence genome includes a region encoding these proteins:
- the NGB gene encoding neuroglobin, with product MERPEPELIRQSWRAVSRSPLEHGTVLFARLFDLEPGLLPLFQYHCRQFSSPEDCLSSPEFLDHIRKVMLVIDAAVTNVEDLSSLEEYLASLGRKHRAVGVKLSSFSTVGESLLYMLEKCLGPAFTPATRAAWSQLYGAVVQAMSRGWDGE from the exons ATGGAGCGCCCGGAGCCCGAGCTGATCCGGCAGAGCTGGCGGGCGGTGAGCCGCAGCCCGCTGGAGCATGGCACCGTCCTGTTCGCCAG GCTATTTGACCTGGAGCCAGGCCTGCTGCCCCTCTTCCAGTACCACTGCCGCCAGTTCTCCAGCCCCGAGGACTGCCTGTCTTCTCCCGAGTTCCTGGACCACATCAGGAAG GTGATGCTGGTGATCGATGCTGCGGTGACCAACGTGGAGGACCTGTCCTCCCTGGAGGAGTACCTGGCCAGCTTGGGCCGGAAGCACCGGGCAGTGGGCGTGAAGCTCAGCTCCTTCTCG ACGGTGGGTGAATCCCTGCTCTACATGCTGGAGAAGTGCCTGGGCCCTGCCTTCACACCCGCCACGCGGGCTGCCTGGAGCCAGCTCTACGGGGCCGTGGTGCAGGCCATGAGTCGGGGCTGGGATGGCGAGTAA